A genomic region of Rhodococcus oxybenzonivorans contains the following coding sequences:
- a CDS encoding DUF7064 domain-containing protein codes for MIEDIDADFHTPTSDDPTWTETNFFGFYIPEATLNVGVYALFRPNAGVAISTIAMNSKFVEAPWQAEYWDAQHHLPIPEPRNLRDYRLNNGLHVVCREPNRVWDVEFDNGDDVSLAFRYTAIADAFDIHDPKQDPIVAKQADEGVFAWGEAYAGHFDQSGHFVGEVNLRGKKYAVDCISTMDHSWGLRSEHQGHTMSWLHAHFSKDFAIHGIFDFDPTGGPDAATELTLQHGYVVDKGELYGLAAGRGRTIREGFFAKSVELELTDSEGRVYELQGFGRTSFPWQAGPGTVGYNVLAEWRSGAQRGWGEIQDFIGPQQLCKIYSASDATGS; via the coding sequence ATGATCGAAGACATCGACGCCGATTTCCACACCCCCACCAGCGACGATCCCACATGGACGGAGACGAACTTCTTCGGCTTCTACATCCCGGAAGCCACCCTGAACGTCGGCGTCTATGCGCTGTTCCGACCGAACGCGGGCGTCGCGATCTCCACGATCGCCATGAACTCGAAGTTCGTGGAGGCGCCCTGGCAAGCCGAGTACTGGGACGCCCAGCACCACCTTCCGATTCCGGAACCCCGCAACCTGCGCGACTACCGTTTGAACAACGGCCTGCACGTGGTCTGCCGCGAGCCGAACCGGGTGTGGGACGTCGAGTTCGACAACGGTGACGACGTCTCGTTGGCCTTCCGCTACACCGCGATCGCCGACGCCTTCGACATTCACGACCCCAAACAGGATCCGATCGTCGCCAAGCAAGCCGACGAAGGCGTGTTTGCGTGGGGCGAGGCGTACGCCGGGCACTTCGACCAGTCGGGCCACTTCGTGGGTGAGGTGAACCTGCGCGGCAAGAAGTACGCCGTCGACTGCATCTCGACGATGGACCACAGCTGGGGTCTGCGCTCGGAGCACCAGGGGCACACCATGAGCTGGCTGCACGCGCACTTCTCCAAGGACTTCGCCATCCACGGAATCTTCGACTTCGATCCCACCGGTGGCCCCGACGCCGCCACCGAACTGACCCTCCAACACGGTTACGTCGTCGACAAGGGTGAGCTGTACGGGTTGGCCGCAGGCCGCGGCCGCACGATCCGCGAAGGATTCTTCGCGAAATCCGTCGAACTCGAACTCACCGACAGCGAGGGCCGAGTGTACGAGCTCCAAGGCTTCGGGCGGACGAGTTTCCCCTGGCAGGCCGGCCCGGGCACGGTGGGATACAACGTGCTCGCCGAATGGCGTTCGGGAGCACAACGCGGGTGGGGCGAGATCCAGGACTTCATCGGCCCCCAGCAGTTGTGCAAGATCTACAGCGCGTCAGACGCGACCGGCAGCTGA
- the eutJ gene encoding ethanolamine utilization protein EutJ codes for MSSEKIAQTLEEAHQHIRSARTDHDGDLRTGIDLGTATCVITVVDAAGRPVWIDFDRTAAIRDGVVVDFAAAAAAVRKLKATAEAELEIELVNAATAFPPCIGEADSRACRFVLESAGFDEVTLVDEVSAANKTLEVNDGVVIDVGGGSTGVGVFESGQLTALDDRPGGGHHLDLILAGALGVTVAEAEECKRAGSGDYLAILRPGIERIGSSIRDLTRGAEHLDLHLAGGALMLPGADTTISKYLGRRVRAYPHALLITPLGIARYAS; via the coding sequence ATGTCTTCCGAGAAGATCGCGCAGACACTCGAGGAGGCGCACCAGCACATCCGTTCTGCCAGAACGGATCACGACGGTGATCTGCGCACCGGCATCGACTTGGGGACCGCTACCTGTGTGATCACCGTGGTCGATGCCGCGGGCCGACCGGTGTGGATCGATTTCGATCGCACCGCCGCCATCCGTGACGGTGTCGTGGTGGACTTCGCCGCAGCGGCTGCCGCGGTACGCAAACTCAAGGCCACCGCCGAGGCCGAACTGGAGATCGAGCTGGTCAATGCGGCCACCGCTTTTCCCCCGTGCATCGGGGAGGCCGACAGCCGGGCTTGCCGGTTCGTCCTCGAGAGTGCAGGCTTCGACGAGGTCACTTTGGTCGACGAGGTCAGCGCGGCCAACAAGACCCTCGAGGTCAACGACGGGGTGGTCATCGACGTCGGTGGCGGCTCAACCGGGGTGGGGGTCTTCGAATCCGGGCAATTGACTGCCCTCGATGACCGGCCCGGCGGGGGACACCACCTGGACCTCATTCTCGCCGGCGCCTTGGGGGTCACCGTCGCCGAAGCCGAGGAATGCAAGCGCGCCGGTTCCGGCGACTACCTCGCCATCCTACGGCCGGGAATCGAGAGGATCGGCTCCTCGATACGGGATCTGACCCGAGGTGCCGAACACCTCGACCTTCATCTCGCCGGGGGCGCTCTGATGCTTCCGGGCGCCGATACGACCATCAGCAAATACCTGGGGCGGCGCGTGCGGGCTTATCCGCACGCGCTGCTCATCACTCCATTGGGAATCGCGAGGTACGCGTCATGA
- a CDS encoding pyruvate, phosphate dikinase: MTVTTGLTRAFSEPGEIDRNILGGKGYGLVEMTQEGLNVPGGYVISTSACHDYLEHGSMTANLIEEIHGRLSELEQATGKTFGGGPVPLLLSVRSGAPVSMPGMMDTVLNLGLGRDAAIALADVTGDTRFMADVLFRFHGMYAETVMGALETPDRDDLAALIDDVDADSQPGPVYDRVWEHCQNLVRDELDEEVPSDPRAQLVGAVEAVFRSWNTRRAVKYREVHKIPNDLGTAVVVQSMVFGNLDQDSGSGVVFTRNPVTGEPGLFGEFLAASQGEDVVAGIRTPDPVTALRDRLPHVYTELETTCAELERRRGDVLDIEFTVERGILYMLQVRSAKRTAQAAIRIAADLLAEQVVTTSGALSALTLDQIRQVQRPGFDPDAYARAREDGRLLATGVGAAPGHVVGELYFDSDAAQQAVKEGKTVILARPVTSPTDLHGMIAAAGILTATGGSTSHAAVVARALGTTCVVGCGALDIDPTAGTMRVAGQTLTIGDVVSLDGSSGEVIAGEIALSEPAAEDDRLSGLLELARKRAGAQVFARATTPDQARQALTRGATGLVAGIDDVLATTGHLDSIITTLREGEISDASAALEAAVATEFSKLFAGASVSEFGVRAIDFHADESSELLRTAELFIAHPELALPLGSEEILSAQLRGIATALRSADSELRVHFTVRKIADGAEIAALVALRDSLADSGRVEIGGYLTSPRGIASIDVIAERSDIVWIELRVLQAAVAGISPRHLLTSEPLDSYLRRGLITVDPRIEIDDQVGALVDTVAAVLAQDPTLRVGIRLSGPVSAELVQSLQERGFTRFGVDGDEVRPSILALGQRDRRN; this comes from the coding sequence GTGACTGTTACGACTGGACTGACCCGCGCGTTCAGTGAACCAGGTGAAATTGACCGGAATATTCTCGGCGGCAAGGGATACGGCCTGGTCGAAATGACCCAGGAAGGGTTGAACGTGCCCGGCGGGTACGTCATCTCCACGTCGGCCTGTCACGACTACCTCGAGCACGGTTCCATGACGGCGAACCTGATCGAGGAAATACACGGCCGCCTGAGCGAGCTCGAACAGGCGACAGGCAAGACCTTCGGCGGCGGCCCCGTCCCGCTGCTGCTGTCCGTGCGCTCGGGTGCACCGGTGTCCATGCCGGGGATGATGGATACCGTCCTCAACCTGGGGCTCGGCCGCGATGCGGCGATCGCGCTGGCCGATGTCACCGGCGACACCCGATTCATGGCGGACGTGCTGTTCCGGTTCCACGGGATGTACGCCGAAACCGTGATGGGGGCGCTCGAGACGCCCGACCGCGACGATCTCGCCGCGCTGATCGACGACGTCGATGCCGACAGTCAGCCCGGACCGGTCTACGACCGGGTGTGGGAGCACTGCCAGAACCTGGTTCGCGACGAACTCGACGAGGAAGTTCCCAGCGACCCCCGAGCCCAGCTCGTCGGCGCGGTGGAGGCCGTATTCCGGTCCTGGAACACTCGCCGCGCCGTGAAATACCGGGAAGTGCACAAGATCCCGAACGACCTCGGAACCGCGGTCGTCGTGCAGTCCATGGTCTTCGGCAACCTCGACCAGGACTCCGGCTCCGGTGTGGTGTTCACCCGCAACCCCGTCACGGGCGAGCCGGGACTGTTCGGTGAGTTCCTGGCTGCCAGCCAGGGAGAGGACGTTGTCGCCGGCATCCGCACCCCGGACCCGGTGACCGCGCTGCGCGACCGGCTTCCGCACGTGTACACCGAACTGGAAACCACCTGCGCCGAACTCGAACGCCGCCGCGGTGACGTCCTCGACATCGAATTCACCGTCGAGCGCGGCATTTTGTACATGCTCCAGGTCCGCAGCGCCAAACGTACCGCCCAGGCCGCGATCCGGATAGCGGCGGACCTGCTCGCCGAGCAGGTCGTCACCACCTCCGGTGCGCTGTCGGCCCTGACCCTCGATCAGATCCGCCAGGTTCAGCGCCCCGGCTTCGACCCCGATGCCTACGCCCGCGCCCGCGAGGACGGACGGCTCCTGGCCACCGGCGTCGGAGCTGCTCCCGGGCACGTGGTCGGCGAGCTCTACTTCGACTCCGACGCCGCGCAGCAGGCGGTCAAGGAAGGCAAGACGGTCATCCTGGCGCGTCCGGTGACCAGCCCGACGGATCTGCACGGCATGATCGCCGCAGCCGGCATCCTCACCGCCACTGGTGGTTCGACCAGTCACGCCGCCGTGGTGGCCCGTGCGCTGGGGACCACGTGCGTCGTCGGATGCGGGGCGTTGGATATCGATCCCACAGCGGGCACCATGCGGGTGGCGGGCCAGACCCTGACCATCGGCGACGTCGTCTCCCTCGATGGATCGTCGGGTGAGGTGATCGCCGGGGAGATCGCGCTCAGTGAGCCGGCGGCGGAAGACGACCGCCTCTCCGGGCTGCTCGAACTCGCGCGCAAACGTGCCGGCGCACAAGTGTTCGCCCGGGCGACGACCCCCGATCAGGCGCGTCAGGCGCTCACACGCGGGGCGACGGGACTGGTGGCGGGAATCGACGATGTCCTGGCCACCACCGGACACCTCGACTCGATCATCACCACGCTGCGCGAGGGCGAGATCAGCGATGCCAGCGCCGCCCTCGAGGCGGCCGTGGCCACCGAGTTCTCGAAGCTGTTCGCCGGTGCGAGCGTGTCCGAGTTCGGGGTGCGGGCGATCGACTTCCACGCCGACGAATCCAGCGAGCTGCTACGCACTGCCGAGTTGTTCATCGCGCATCCGGAACTGGCGTTGCCGCTCGGATCCGAGGAGATCTTGTCCGCACAGTTGCGGGGTATCGCCACGGCGTTGCGCAGTGCGGACTCCGAGCTGCGCGTGCACTTCACGGTCCGCAAGATCGCCGACGGCGCTGAGATCGCCGCGCTGGTCGCGCTGCGGGACAGTCTGGCCGATTCCGGCCGGGTGGAGATCGGCGGCTATCTCACCAGCCCGCGCGGTATCGCCTCCATCGACGTCATCGCCGAGCGCAGTGACATCGTGTGGATCGAACTGCGGGTGCTCCAAGCGGCAGTGGCCGGCATCTCGCCGCGGCATCTGCTGACCAGTGAGCCGCTCGATTCGTATCTGCGGCGGGGTCTGATCACGGTTGATCCTCGCATCGAGATCGACGATCAGGTCGGAGCGCTGGTGGACACCGTAGCGGCGGTCCTTGCTCAGGATCCCACACTGCGGGTGGGGATCCGGTTGAGCGGACCGGTCTCGGCGGAACTGGTGCAGTCCCTGCAGGAGCGCGGGTTCACCCGCTTCGGCGTCGACGGTGACGAGGTGCGGCCGTCGATCCTGGCTCTGGGGCAGCGAGACCGCCGGAACTAG
- a CDS encoding malate dehydrogenase produces the protein MVVVGAGHVGMITAMKLAEANIIEEVVLVDIAEGLAAGIALDLTHSTALLGFDTKVRGVTSLAEAGSADYVVITAGRARQPGMSRTDLVEVNAAIVGGIAREAAAISPQTVLLVVTNPLDEMTHHAWRASGLPAERVIGMAGVLDSSRFQALTGLAADSSPSAVSALALGSHGDEMVIPLSQARVGGTTITAALPEAKVTALVDRARNSGAEIVGLLKSGSAFFAPGASAARMVLAMATNSDEIIAATVRAHGQYGIADGYVGLPARLGRTGLREIVELPLAADELAAVRTAAARIAERVADLERTSAPS, from the coding sequence GTGGTGGTCGTCGGCGCCGGGCATGTCGGAATGATCACCGCGATGAAGCTCGCCGAGGCGAACATCATCGAGGAGGTCGTCCTCGTCGATATCGCCGAAGGCCTGGCGGCGGGGATCGCGCTGGATCTGACCCATTCGACGGCGCTGCTCGGCTTCGATACCAAGGTCCGTGGGGTGACCAGCCTCGCGGAGGCCGGGTCCGCCGACTATGTGGTCATCACCGCAGGCCGTGCCCGCCAACCCGGGATGAGCCGAACCGATCTGGTGGAGGTGAACGCCGCCATCGTCGGCGGCATCGCCCGCGAGGCGGCCGCGATCTCACCCCAGACGGTGCTGCTGGTGGTCACCAATCCGCTCGACGAGATGACCCACCATGCCTGGCGCGCCTCCGGACTGCCCGCCGAGCGGGTAATCGGGATGGCCGGGGTGCTCGACAGCTCCCGCTTCCAGGCGTTGACCGGGTTGGCCGCCGACTCCTCCCCTTCGGCAGTGAGCGCGTTGGCATTGGGCAGTCACGGCGACGAGATGGTCATCCCGCTCTCCCAAGCCCGGGTGGGCGGCACCACGATCACCGCCGCGCTGCCGGAGGCGAAGGTCACCGCACTGGTCGACCGGGCCCGCAACTCCGGCGCCGAGATCGTCGGACTACTCAAATCCGGTAGCGCGTTCTTCGCTCCCGGTGCCTCCGCCGCGCGGATGGTCTTGGCCATGGCCACCAATTCCGACGAGATCATCGCCGCAACCGTGCGTGCGCACGGGCAGTACGGCATCGCCGACGGCTACGTCGGCCTGCCCGCCCGGTTGGGGCGCACCGGATTGCGGGAGATCGTCGAGCTGCCGCTGGCGGCGGACGAGCTAGCGGCAGTGCGCACGGCCGCCGCCCGGATCGCGGAACGGGTGGCCGACCTCGAGCGAACATCGGCACCGTCATGA
- a CDS encoding aldehyde dehydrogenase family protein, with the protein MTATLDADLAALVDVRAQVSATKKAFDAIEGADQQWLDNIVRAMAKAGYAASEELARMAVDETGYGVYENKIIKNRFNTGFVAEWMLERRAVGVLWADEENKVTAVGSPMGVIAAIIPVTNPTATVLFKSLAAVKAGNAVVHAPHPRAARCSARAAEIMAEAAVRAGAPESLVSCLQQPTLEATRELMRHGDVRLVLATGGPAMVAAAYSSGKPTIAVGAGNVPAYVDSSVTDLAETATMIVTSKSFDNGTACVAEQSVVVATAVADRFVGELSRAGAAWLTPDQQTALTKTLFDERGGLRANAVGQSAVRLAEMSGFTVPATTKVLAAEMTEVGDHALLSREILGPVLTIYREADYQAGWRRCREILALGGEGHTVAVHSSDPTVVAKFGELPAGRIVVNTPALFGGMGYSTNVDPSFQIGTGTWSGSICSDNVTPLHLVNIKRIAHEARPWRGVFD; encoded by the coding sequence GTGACAGCAACGCTTGACGCGGACCTGGCGGCGCTGGTTGATGTTCGCGCGCAGGTTTCCGCCACGAAGAAGGCATTCGACGCGATCGAAGGCGCCGACCAGCAGTGGCTCGACAACATCGTCCGGGCCATGGCGAAGGCGGGTTACGCCGCTTCCGAAGAGCTCGCCCGGATGGCGGTCGACGAGACCGGCTACGGCGTGTACGAGAACAAGATCATCAAGAACCGGTTCAACACCGGTTTCGTGGCGGAGTGGATGCTCGAGCGCCGCGCGGTCGGCGTGCTCTGGGCCGACGAGGAGAACAAGGTCACCGCGGTCGGGTCGCCGATGGGCGTGATCGCTGCGATCATTCCGGTCACCAACCCCACTGCGACCGTGTTGTTCAAGAGCCTGGCCGCGGTCAAGGCGGGAAACGCCGTGGTGCATGCGCCGCACCCGCGGGCGGCGCGATGCTCTGCCCGGGCGGCGGAGATCATGGCGGAGGCGGCGGTGCGTGCCGGTGCCCCGGAGAGTCTGGTTTCCTGCCTGCAGCAGCCCACCCTGGAGGCGACCCGGGAGCTGATGCGGCACGGAGATGTCCGTCTGGTTCTTGCCACGGGCGGTCCCGCCATGGTCGCCGCCGCCTACTCGAGCGGCAAACCGACCATTGCGGTCGGCGCGGGGAACGTCCCGGCGTACGTCGATTCGTCGGTGACCGATCTCGCCGAGACCGCGACGATGATCGTGACCTCGAAGTCCTTCGACAATGGCACCGCCTGTGTCGCCGAGCAATCCGTCGTGGTCGCCACCGCTGTCGCTGACCGGTTCGTCGGGGAACTCTCCCGCGCCGGTGCCGCCTGGTTGACCCCGGACCAGCAGACCGCGTTGACGAAGACTCTGTTCGACGAGCGCGGCGGACTGCGCGCGAACGCGGTGGGTCAGTCCGCGGTCCGGCTGGCCGAGATGTCGGGGTTCACCGTCCCGGCGACGACGAAGGTACTGGCCGCGGAGATGACCGAGGTCGGCGACCACGCACTGCTCTCGCGGGAGATCCTCGGTCCGGTGCTGACCATCTACCGGGAGGCGGATTACCAGGCCGGGTGGCGGCGCTGCCGGGAGATCCTGGCGCTCGGTGGTGAGGGCCATACCGTGGCCGTGCACAGCTCCGATCCGACGGTGGTGGCCAAGTTCGGGGAACTGCCGGCCGGCCGCATCGTCGTCAACACCCCCGCCCTCTTCGGTGGGATGGGGTATTCGACGAACGTCGATCCCTCCTTCCAGATCGGTACCGGAACCTGGAGCGGGTCGATCTGCTCGGACAACGTCACCCCGCTGCACCTGGTGAACATCAAGCGCATCGCTCACGAGGCCCGGCCGTGGCGTGGAGTGTTCGACTGA
- a CDS encoding BMC domain-containing protein has product MATTQTTLPARGAGALGLIETKGLVGAIEAADAMVKAANVQLLGHREIGGGLVTVMVRGDVGAVKAATDAGAVAAGKAGEVVSVHVIPRPHDETESVLSNLTQPKGA; this is encoded by the coding sequence ATGGCAACCACTCAGACCACCCTGCCCGCCCGCGGCGCCGGCGCCCTCGGCCTGATCGAGACCAAGGGTCTCGTCGGGGCGATCGAGGCAGCCGACGCCATGGTCAAGGCGGCCAACGTCCAACTGCTCGGGCACCGCGAGATCGGTGGAGGCTTGGTCACCGTGATGGTCCGCGGTGACGTCGGCGCAGTCAAGGCCGCCACCGATGCCGGCGCAGTTGCCGCAGGTAAGGCCGGCGAGGTCGTCTCGGTGCACGTCATCCCGCGCCCGCACGACGAAACCGAGAGTGTGCTGTCGAACCTGACTCAGCCCAAGGGTGCTTGA
- a CDS encoding helix-turn-helix domain-containing protein, whose product MDDPSRSRHGGGPQTAQRSPRSHEATPFGTMPNGAFPVERLWDLLATLPDTAAAAAEAVVTAFGSSLPVTVFHRHDLDWSVLAGSKARADQTELTALECAAGPLMPRAATVGNVAVVVDAAVPDEMVAAHRTLLAQLCVWIDLTAQAHASTEEFAALDDEAEVMRTVAHQILSAHDLDQVLLNITTQTLRMSDSDICGVFLREGEELRMRSCAGHRVIDTARLRMKKGQGVAGLVFETGKVAKIDSYLQDATISKDFMSLAEQEATRSALAVPLVVHGDMIGVLEVWRRRYSSFTDRDVRRLVALADLATIAIENGRLYDAQRATVDELDNTRISLERQLRLLNRSSTLQHSLIEIVLANSAVTSSVARTVGTELGCDVAIISDTGEIEATFPRTFDTADLLDDVAGRNGALPKRATKLVARDGRTIWAHPVVAAENQYGAVCLIGGNEDAEIMEVACGQAAMVCSLTQLQQRAASAARAEALDQLLWDLVEGTPEQRSAARSRTHQMGIRLKGFHRVFYGVLENTDTIAAQEGWTTSAADALRRNVLNGVRGCTTPAPMTLTSVRGNWIVALAPIKDRERARALLDELNKVTARCHPDLHITWGVSSARSDPGDYPAAFGEAKTAHAASRRLGTVSMYDELGIVRLLLGSSDNPDLQGFIKEVTEPLLQYDQQSDGSLLKTLRTFFDANCSQKDAAERLFVHPKTLAYRLELIRKLTNLDLSQHSDRMRADLALRLLQVTEAVSDLDGQSHPPFG is encoded by the coding sequence ATGGACGACCCGAGCAGATCCCGGCACGGCGGTGGCCCGCAGACTGCGCAGCGCTCTCCGCGGTCACACGAGGCGACCCCGTTCGGCACGATGCCGAACGGAGCATTTCCCGTCGAGCGGCTGTGGGACCTGCTGGCGACCTTGCCGGACACTGCTGCCGCTGCCGCTGAAGCCGTTGTGACCGCGTTCGGCAGCAGCCTTCCGGTCACCGTCTTCCACCGTCATGACCTCGACTGGTCCGTCCTCGCCGGCAGCAAAGCCCGCGCCGACCAGACCGAATTGACCGCCCTCGAATGCGCCGCCGGGCCGCTCATGCCGCGCGCGGCCACGGTGGGCAACGTCGCCGTCGTCGTCGACGCGGCGGTACCGGACGAGATGGTCGCGGCGCACCGCACTCTGCTGGCCCAGCTGTGTGTCTGGATCGACCTGACCGCCCAGGCACATGCCTCCACCGAGGAGTTTGCAGCGCTCGACGACGAGGCCGAGGTCATGCGCACCGTGGCGCACCAGATCCTCAGCGCCCATGACCTCGACCAGGTGCTTCTCAACATCACCACCCAGACCCTGCGCATGTCCGACTCCGACATCTGTGGCGTCTTCCTCCGGGAGGGTGAGGAGCTGCGCATGCGCAGCTGCGCCGGGCACCGAGTGATCGACACCGCGCGGCTGCGCATGAAAAAGGGGCAGGGCGTGGCCGGACTGGTCTTCGAGACCGGCAAGGTCGCCAAGATCGACAGTTACCTTCAGGACGCCACCATCAGCAAGGATTTCATGTCCCTCGCCGAACAGGAAGCGACTCGTTCGGCGCTGGCAGTGCCACTGGTGGTGCACGGAGACATGATCGGTGTCCTCGAGGTGTGGCGGCGCCGCTACTCGTCGTTCACCGACCGCGACGTCCGCAGGCTGGTGGCGTTGGCCGACCTCGCGACCATCGCCATCGAGAACGGTCGGCTCTACGACGCCCAACGAGCCACCGTCGACGAACTCGACAACACCCGCATTTCCCTGGAACGTCAACTACGCCTACTCAACCGTTCCTCCACCCTGCAGCATTCGTTGATCGAGATCGTGCTCGCCAACTCCGCCGTCACCAGCTCCGTCGCCCGCACCGTCGGAACCGAGCTGGGCTGCGACGTCGCCATTATCTCCGACACCGGCGAAATCGAAGCCACCTTTCCTCGCACCTTCGATACCGCCGATCTGCTCGACGACGTGGCCGGCCGGAACGGTGCTCTTCCGAAACGTGCGACCAAGCTCGTGGCACGTGACGGCCGCACCATTTGGGCCCACCCGGTCGTGGCCGCCGAAAACCAGTATGGTGCAGTCTGTTTGATCGGCGGCAACGAGGACGCCGAGATCATGGAGGTCGCGTGCGGGCAGGCCGCCATGGTCTGTTCGCTCACCCAACTCCAGCAGCGCGCGGCGAGCGCCGCGCGCGCCGAAGCACTCGACCAGCTGCTGTGGGACCTGGTGGAAGGAACACCGGAGCAACGGTCCGCCGCCCGCAGCCGCACCCATCAGATGGGGATCCGGCTCAAGGGTTTTCACCGGGTCTTCTACGGGGTGCTCGAGAACACCGACACCATTGCCGCCCAGGAGGGGTGGACCACCTCCGCCGCGGACGCCCTGCGGCGCAACGTTCTCAACGGTGTTCGCGGCTGCACCACTCCGGCGCCGATGACGTTGACCAGTGTGCGGGGAAACTGGATCGTGGCCCTCGCCCCGATCAAGGACCGCGAGCGTGCCCGTGCCCTGCTGGACGAATTGAACAAGGTCACTGCGCGGTGCCACCCGGACCTGCACATCACCTGGGGGGTCAGTTCAGCACGCAGCGACCCGGGGGACTATCCGGCGGCCTTCGGTGAAGCGAAGACGGCGCACGCCGCCTCCCGTCGGCTGGGAACGGTGTCGATGTACGACGAACTCGGGATTGTCCGGCTTCTACTGGGGAGCAGCGACAATCCCGACCTGCAGGGGTTCATCAAAGAGGTGACCGAGCCGCTGCTCCAGTACGACCAGCAGTCCGACGGGTCCCTCCTCAAGACCCTCCGCACCTTCTTCGACGCCAACTGCTCACAGAAGGATGCCGCCGAGCGGCTCTTCGTCCATCCCAAGACCCTCGCCTACCGGCTCGAGCTGATCCGCAAACTCACCAATCTGGACTTGTCGCAACACTCGGATCGGATGCGCGCCGACCTGGCGCTGCGCTTGTTGCAGGTGACCGAGGCGGTCAGCGACTTGGACGGCCAATCGCACCCGCCATTCGGCTGA
- a CDS encoding EutN/CcmL family microcompartment protein — protein sequence MRLARVVGQVVSTAKVPELSGTTILVVEDIAPESDGESGRYAAVDLVGAGQDEVVLVVSGSAARVDQATTGVPVDQAIVAIADTIVTHGEVTYSK from the coding sequence GTGAGACTTGCACGTGTTGTCGGCCAGGTGGTGTCCACCGCCAAGGTTCCCGAACTGTCGGGAACGACGATTCTGGTCGTCGAGGATATCGCCCCCGAATCAGATGGCGAGAGCGGGCGGTATGCCGCTGTCGACCTCGTCGGTGCAGGGCAGGACGAGGTCGTCCTGGTTGTGTCCGGAAGCGCGGCACGAGTGGACCAGGCCACCACCGGTGTCCCGGTCGACCAGGCGATCGTCGCCATCGCGGACACGATCGTCACTCACGGTGAGGTCACGTATTCGAAATGA
- a CDS encoding alcohol dehydrogenase catalytic domain-containing protein, which produces MRAVVFAGVGAVEVSSVSDPVLVDPTDALVKVHRAAICGTDLHTISHPDGMHRGAVLGHEFTGTVVAVGSAVRTFASGDRVSGADFTACGHCWWCRHGNHWECSQRQFFGTGEAFGPALAGAQAEIVRVPHADVVLHPIADGVSDEATLFFGDVLATGYAAVQRCDLSPGDTVAVIGGGPVGQLTSLAAQACGAGPVVLVEPVTERRAIAQAHGALVATPQEARPLIDALTDGRGADAVIEAVGGPRGLDTAFGLVRRRGTVVSVGVHQQSTWPLPVGRAFADELTLRFAIGNAIRDRDQLSGLVASGAIDPTVIIDLRVGLEDSPAAYEAMTERRTLKAVIEVS; this is translated from the coding sequence ATGAGAGCGGTGGTGTTCGCCGGCGTCGGCGCCGTCGAGGTCTCCAGTGTGTCCGATCCCGTTCTCGTCGATCCGACAGACGCTCTGGTCAAGGTGCATCGGGCGGCGATCTGCGGAACCGATCTGCACACGATCAGCCATCCCGACGGCATGCACCGTGGAGCCGTTCTCGGGCACGAGTTCACCGGCACCGTCGTCGCGGTCGGGTCCGCGGTGCGGACCTTCGCGTCCGGAGATCGCGTCAGCGGCGCCGACTTCACCGCGTGCGGGCACTGCTGGTGGTGCCGTCACGGCAACCACTGGGAGTGTAGTCAGCGCCAATTCTTCGGCACCGGAGAGGCTTTCGGTCCCGCACTAGCGGGCGCGCAAGCAGAGATCGTCCGCGTACCGCACGCCGACGTCGTCCTGCATCCGATCGCGGACGGGGTCTCGGACGAGGCCACCCTGTTCTTCGGGGACGTGCTGGCAACCGGGTACGCGGCGGTACAGCGGTGTGACCTCTCCCCCGGCGACACCGTCGCGGTCATCGGCGGTGGTCCGGTCGGACAGCTGACCAGCCTCGCCGCGCAGGCCTGCGGGGCCGGGCCGGTCGTGTTGGTCGAACCGGTCACCGAGCGGCGAGCGATCGCCCAGGCGCATGGCGCCCTGGTTGCGACCCCGCAGGAGGCTCGCCCTCTCATCGATGCCCTCACCGACGGGCGCGGCGCCGATGCCGTCATCGAGGCCGTCGGCGGCCCCCGCGGACTCGACACCGCGTTCGGGTTGGTCCGCCGCCGCGGAACCGTCGTCTCGGTCGGAGTGCATCAACAATCGACCTGGCCGTTACCGGTGGGACGGGCGTTCGCCGACGAGCTGACGCTGCGCTTCGCGATCGGGAACGCGATCCGCGATCGTGACCAGCTCTCTGGTCTGGTGGCCTCCGGGGCGATAGACCCGACCGTCATCATCGACCTGCGAGTCGGCCTCGAGGACTCGCCCGCTGCGTACGAAGCGATGACCGAGCGCCGTACGCTGAAGGCAGTCATCGAGGTGTCCTAG